A region from the Mya arenaria isolate MELC-2E11 chromosome 2, ASM2691426v1 genome encodes:
- the LOC128243321 gene encoding uncharacterized protein LOC128243321 translates to MAFGGSSFYKGSDLIHDYSCSKCEENDLNTEAQHFCPECEHYLCDKCVRIHGEYFKKHVVYGRGDIQKWTGFSMDRCDQHGNKLEVHCDDHQELCCHVCVSLNHRFCSSISHLPELARGFLEKAEFKQLPEAVDKMRSRLDELKNAKMKDQASLKDSYKNILAEIKALRKEFNQILDELEKKTVEQLDSMKKDLEKSLKDDIEKCTHMNELLKTMIDKFRQITGKNKETNCYVGHRKCKTKLTEAQNLLHEIQEKPVETLCFKYDSSIMPFLRNLNMFGATERVISKAKRLDSGYVYKGQGSKKFSVRIKKDKNTCSIEGICELPSGDLVIADSNNRRLKLLDMKYKVTAHLDCPASPEHLCHTTGSEVAVVTYEDKTYIVYFLTVTRGQLHLSRKFTTDHDCTSIAYHEGLLYVGSDSALYQYTMDGLMGKVIYEERGVAKCAVSPDGERFYITTLYGSKLITLDKNGQVLSKLRDPELKTPRGVCVSPSGHVFVCGYMSDTVVQVDREGRQKLATVATEADDLACPQSVWFSEQTSSLIVGNDDDSIVVIKLC, encoded by the exons ATGGCATTTGGAGGTTCATCTTTTTACAAGGGATCTGACCTGATTCATGACTACAGTTGTTCCAAGTGTGAGGAAAATGACTTGAACACTGAAGCCCAGCACTTCTGCCCAGAGTGTGAACACTATCTGTGTGACAAGTGTGTGAGGATACATGGGGAGTACTTCAAGAAACATGTTGTGTATGGGCGTGGAGACATCCAGAAATGGACAGGATTCTCCATGGACAGATGTGACCAACATGGGAACAAGCTGGAGGTCCACTGTGATGACCATCAGGAACTGTGTTGCCATGTCTGTGTGTCACTCAATCACAG ATTTTGTAGCAGTATAAGTCACTTGCCAGAACTGGCCAGAGGCTTCCTTGAAAAAGCAGAGTTCAAGCAGCTGCCAGAAGCAGTGGACAAGATGAGGAGCAGGCTAGATGAGCTCAAGAATGCCAAGATGAAAGACCAAGCCTCTCTTAAGGACTCATACAAGAACATCCTGGCTGAAATCAAGGCTCTCCGTAAAGAGTTTAACCAGATCTTAGACGAGcttgagaaaaaaacagttgaacaATTAGATAGCATGAAGAAGGATTTAGAGAAGAGTTTGAAAGATGACATTGAAAAGTGTACTCATATGAATGAGTTACTGAAAACCATGATTGATAAGTTCAGGCAGATAACTGGAAAAAACAAGGAGACTAATTGTTACGTCGGGCACAggaaatgtaaaacaaaactgaCAGAAGCCCAGAATCTATTGCATGAAATACAAGAAAAGCCAGTAGAAACCTTATGTTTTAAGTATGACAGCAGCATAATGCCATTTCTCAGGAACCTGAACATGTTTGGAGCCACTGAAAGAGTGATTTCCAAAGCAAAGAGGTTAGATAGTGGTTACGTGTACAAAGGTCAAGGGTCAAAGAAGTTCAGTGTTAGAATAAAGAAAGATAAGAACACCTGCAGTATTGAAGGTATATGTGAGCTGCCCAGTGGAGACCTTGTTATTGCTGACTCAAACAACAGGAGACTGAAGCTTCTGGACATGAAGTACAAGGTCACTGCTCACCTTGATTGTCCTGCATCTCCAGAACACTTGTGCCACACAACCGGCAGTGAGGTTGCTGTAGTTACTTAtgaagataaaacatatatagtCTACTTCCTGACAGTGACCAGAGGACAGTTACACTTATCAAGAAAGTTCACCACAGACCATGACTGTACCTCCATTGCCTACCACGAGGGTCTACTGTATGTGGGCTCTGACTCTGCCCTCTACCAGTACACAATGGATGGACTGATGGGAAAGGTAATATATGAAGAAAGGGGAGTGGCCAAATGTGCTGTAAGTCCTGATGGGGAGAGATTCTATATAACAACATTGTATGGCAGTAAATTAATTACCCTTGATAAAAATGGTCAAGTGTTATCAAAACTAAGAGATCCTGAACTAAAAACTCCCAGGGGAGTATGTGTCAGCCCTAGTGgccatgtgtttgtgtgtgggtATATGTCTGACACTGTGGTACAGGTGGACAGAGAGGGAAGACAGAAGCTTGCCACAGTGGCCACGGAGGCTGATGACCTGGCCTGCCCTCAGTCAGTGTGGTTCAGTGAACAAACCTCAAGTCTCATTGTTGGAAATGATGATGATAGCATTGTAGTTATCAAGCTGTGTTGA
- the LOC128242326 gene encoding N-alpha-acetyltransferase 60-like produces MTEVPSFSIQREVQLRFLSPEDIPEVKRLCTEWFPIEYPDTWYQEIASNPKFYSLAATYHSHIIGLIVSEIKHKSNLNKEDSDILSPAFSSTVQVAYILSLGVIVDFRKHGIGSLLLDSLLSYLTTKECCDCKATYLHVLSTNQTAIRFYERRNFTAHSFLPYYYSIQGKPRDGYSYVLYINGGKPPWSLLDYMSQCGAILTKLQPCALPRQIMRTVRRCFCRILSSTRTQDNGNSYVS; encoded by the exons ATGACGGAGGTTCCATCATTCAGTATTCAGCGGGAGGTTCAGCTGAGGTTCCTATCCCCTGAAGACATCCCAGAGGTGAAACGCCTCTGTACGGAGTGGTTCCCCATAGA GTATCCAGATACATGGTACCAAGAGATCGCGTCCAACCCGAAGTTCTACTCTCTGGCAGCAACGTACCACTCCCACATTATCGGCCTCATTGTCTCCGAGATCAAACACAAATCCAATCTCAACAAAGAG GACTCAGATATTCTCTCGCCTGCATTTTCCAGCACTGTGCAGGTGGCATATATTCTCAGCCTGGGGGTCATTGTGGACTTCCGTAAACATGGCATAG GTTCTTTACTCCTGGACAGCCTGTTATCTTACCTGACAACAAAGGAGTGTTGTGACTGTAAGGCGACGTACCTGCACGTTCTATCCACCAATCAGACAGCGATACGCTTCTATGAGCGCCGTAACTTCACTGCCCACAGTTTCCTGCCATACTACTACTCCATTCAGGGAAAACCAAGGGACGGATATTCCTATGTGCTCTACATTAATGGTGGCAAACCACCCTGGTCGTTACT TGACTACATGAGTCAGTGTGGTGCAATATTAACGAAGCTGCAGCCATGCGCCCTCCCTCGGCAGATAATGCGGACAGTGAGGCGATGTTTCTGCCGAATACTGAGCAGCACGCGAACACAAGACAATGGAAACAGTTACGTGTCATAG